The following are encoded in a window of Phaseolus vulgaris cultivar G19833 chromosome 3, P. vulgaris v2.0, whole genome shotgun sequence genomic DNA:
- the LOC137808587 gene encoding inactive protein RESTRICTED TEV MOVEMENT 2-like, with product MAFRQRTSSLRPQLSVRRVYETLQPQSETKELPEAYLLLVYIPGFPRESVKITYEAPSRTVRISGERQIRGTLWHRIDQSYPIPDYCEADALQGKYEAPVLTLTIPKKSTTTSQAAPKQQEPVTSQDKGAVAESKPDEKVQDATPPQPSTRTEVEEPIEDKKSASPPSPDFQAQKKEDTPSQTPSEPSRDQKGQEEAVERVGPTGEPQMGEKELEKKPEPPRSATMQRDEKPQKGQEEDEPKSTPTVPTKMETDKKPEKGLEELEPRPTTTMLTKVKTAERYQQGEEELEPRPIPGMLTKVKTAEKSPKGLEESEPRSTPTNEQRVKRDEQPPKGQEEIEPKSTPTMEQRIKRDEQPPKGQEEGEPKPAITNVSRKPTVKEQLEEKRIEETSADAAKKERNSKNEVKEEPYESRHPKDKEQAEFKEKETETEKFVEKKKVEKKKGKESSSRSSQKKEGKSGENAGKKIGGVSQVFSKVEGILNEEEKKIAANIGAAVLVIAALGYYLSYRFTS from the coding sequence GTTTTCCAAGGGAAAGTGTAAAGATTACCTATGAGGCCCCTTCACGAACGGTGAGGATATCTGGAGAAAGACAAATTCGAGGTACACTATGGCACCGAATTGACCAATCATATCCCATTCCTGATTATTGTGAAGCAGACGCACTTCAGGGCAAGTATGAAGCTCCAGTTCTCACCCTTACAATACCAAAGAAGTCCACAACCACTTCACAAGCTGCTCCTAAACAACAAGAACCGGTAACATCCCAAGACAAAGGTGCAGTAGCTGAATCAAAGCCTGATGAAAAAGTTCAGGATGCTACTCCACCACAACCTTCAACTAGAACTGAAGTGGAAGAACCAATTGAAGACAAGAAAAGTGCTTCACCACCAAGCCCTGACTTCCAGGCACAAAAAAAGGAAGACACACCATCTCAAACCCCTTCAGAACCAAGTAGGGACCAAAAGGGTCAAGAGGAAGCTGTAGAAAGAGTTGGTCCTACTGGTGAGCCTCAAATGGGTGAAAAGGAGTTGGAGAAAAAACCAGAACCACCAAGGTCAGCCACAATGCAAAGAGATGAGAAGCCTCAAAAGGGTCAAGAGGAGGATGAGCCAAAATCAACACCAACAGTGCCAACCAAAATGGAAACAGATAAAAAGCCTGAAAAGGGTCTAGAGGAACTTGAACCAAGACCAACAACAACAATGCTAACCAAAGTCAAAACAGCTGAAAGGTACCAGCAGGGTGAAGAGGAATTGGAACCAAGGCCAATACCAGGAATGCTAACCAAAGTAAAAACAGCTGAAAAAAGTCCAAAGGGTCTAGAGGAAAGTGAACCTAGATCAACACCAACCAATGAACAGAGAGTCAAAAGAGATGAGCAACCTCCAAAGGGTCAAGAGGAAATTGAACCTAAATCAACACCAACCATGGAACAGAGAATCAAAAGAGATGAGCAACCTCCAAAGGGTCAAGAGGAAGGTGAGCCAAAACCTGCAATAACAAATGTTTCCAGAAAGCCAACAGTTAAAGAGCAATTGGAGGAAAAGAGGATAGAAGAAACAAGTGCTGATGCTGCTAAGAAGGAAAGGAACTCAAAGAATGAAGTTAAAGAAGAACCTTATGAGTCAAGACACCCGAAAGATAAGGAGCAAGCTGAGTTTAAAGAGAAAGAAACTGAGACAGAAAAGTTTGTAGAGAAGAAAAAAGTTGAGAAGAAAAAGGGAAAGGAATCTAGCAGCAGAAGTAGTCAGAAAAAGGAAGGGAAGAGTGGAGAGAATGCAGGGAAAAAGATTGGGGGTGTCTCCCAGGTATTTTCAAAAGTAGAAGGGATATTGAAtgaggaagagaaaaaaatagcAGCAAATATTGGTGCTGCAGTTCTGGTGATTGCTGCATTGGGATATTATTTATCTTATAGGTTTACCTCTTGA